From the Malus domestica chromosome 17, GDT2T_hap1 genome, one window contains:
- the LOC103426235 gene encoding nitrogen regulatory protein P-II homolog isoform X1, which translates to MATIGNAGLLSPLQCHLNELPLLGSCSIRTKLAEFRFCQPNVALKHARNASIVPVVRAQSSSGYVPDSKYYKVEAILRPWRVSQVSSALLKIGIRGVTVSDVRGFGAQGGSTERQGGSEFSEDNFVAKIKMEIVVSKDQVEAVVDTIIEAARTGEIGDGKIFVVPVSDVIRVRTGERGEKAEKMTGGRSDVSSSSA; encoded by the exons ATGGCTACAATTGGGAATGCAGGCCTGCTTAGCCCCCTCCAATGCCACCTCAACGAGCTTCCGCTTCTGGGTTCGTGCTCGATCCGCACCAAGCTCGCAGAATTTCGGTTCTGTCAGCCCAATGTCGCTCTAAAGCACGCAAGAAATGCGTCCATTGTTCCCGTTGTGCGAGCACAGAGTTCTTCTG GCTATGTCCCAGACTCCAAATATTACAAAGTCGAAGCGATTCTGAG GCCCTGGCGAGTTTCGCAGGTTTCTTCG GCTCTGCTGAAAATTGGAATTCGTGGCGTTACTGTATCTGATGTTCGAGGCTTTGGTGCTCAAGGTGGTTCAACAGAGAGACAGGGTG GCTCTGAATTTTCTGAAGACAATTTTGTCGCTAAGATTAAAATGGAGATTGTAGTGAGCAAAGACCAG GTTGAAGCGGTGGTTGACACAATAATTGAGGCAGCCAGGACTGGAGAAATCGGTGATGGCAAGATTTTTG TGGTGCCAGTCTCAGATGTCATAAGAGTTCGCACTG GGGAGCGTGGAGAGAAGGCGGAGAAGATGACAGGAGGGCGGTCTGACGTGTCCTCTTCCTCTGCTTGA
- the LOC103426235 gene encoding nitrogen regulatory protein P-II homolog isoform X2 → MPPQRASASGFVLDPHQARRISVLSAQCRSKARKKCVHCSRCASTEFFWLCPRLQILQSRSDSEALLKIGIRGVTVSDVRGFGAQGGSTERQGGSEFSEDNFVAKIKMEIVVSKDQVEAVVDTIIEAARTGEIGDGKIFVVPVSDVIRVRTGERGEKAEKMTGGRSDVSSSSA, encoded by the exons ATGCCACCTCAACGAGCTTCCGCTTCTGGGTTCGTGCTCGATCCGCACCAAGCTCGCAGAATTTCGGTTCTGTCAGCCCAATGTCGCTCTAAAGCACGCAAGAAATGCGTCCATTGTTCCCGTTGTGCGAGCACAGAGTTCTTCTG GCTATGTCCCAGACTCCAAATATTACAAAGTCGAAGCGATTCTGAG GCTCTGCTGAAAATTGGAATTCGTGGCGTTACTGTATCTGATGTTCGAGGCTTTGGTGCTCAAGGTGGTTCAACAGAGAGACAGGGTG GCTCTGAATTTTCTGAAGACAATTTTGTCGCTAAGATTAAAATGGAGATTGTAGTGAGCAAAGACCAG GTTGAAGCGGTGGTTGACACAATAATTGAGGCAGCCAGGACTGGAGAAATCGGTGATGGCAAGATTTTTG TGGTGCCAGTCTCAGATGTCATAAGAGTTCGCACTG GGGAGCGTGGAGAGAAGGCGGAGAAGATGACAGGAGGGCGGTCTGACGTGTCCTCTTCCTCTGCTTGA